A single Ciona intestinalis chromosome 12, KH, whole genome shotgun sequence DNA region contains:
- the LOC100177930 gene encoding trafficking protein particle complex subunit 11-like: MSKHLKLPEELCCNPTPFIVLTGLDNVYNAVHKSIWDAFCNNRRNDRLQIQFSCLPGDHAYPRSKTKRTSYDWYIPKGLLKSSWMKKHLSLLPSVVVVFFELDWDDPAWKERHLACASRVQVVRSSLQGRTTKVAVVLIQKSTPLPPGEDMVAAERAAALCSACELSAKSLFILPHTDQLLGYIIRLENAFYELSQVYYRTEARRVKAHKEFLNKTTHQLLFPRHQFKIGFFNEMIQDPTSALKHYRHAYTHVHELRTYESNNLEIKLVGGFVNYKICKLCFLKLNAPLDAITQFRQHVEQFKSMCGSQDLLFEHSAWLSHQYQVFADLFSEAISKGLSAIQTQHPGFYYNQAAYYAKIRKQCAQKLKASLQDQTYPSEDPLKVEVLEFYGQRPWRQGQQRIDPADHSKEKDGIMALQLEETKQDHSLQIISLLGSAISIFKNYHCHRLKRQLTVQMGEEYYHAGDYMKVVALLTRATADYRTGRCWLILSKILWMLLHCSYLTADLESFLIHSTQLLSRHLSIPHDDKITVQHSLMNLLMRQIPLPILLPASFDHVPEHHTSAYNDAEEKWKTLLSSPKSFPVYSLQVTDAIPFVECKFQFSKPQFTMEEVIALHVFTRVTCPAPCKISKLLVLLNNGTELSVEENAEKDAKKSDLKQYTPFEIKEHVLKFLCSPHEKQNVLEVRQLSVLLGSSNGLSIDLIWSDQFVDAATDPKPSSPFSMAQLGGEKCWDDISNITSTEIVECPSRLKVNILHKTPAFVGEAYAIDIKINSSESNDFTAENVTAVLSLKQNENSETEAHLSEKCSDLHTSKAKSLQLALGNMETNQTIERTVYVQTTQASVLHFSLHVSYQMQKPSELPKTGVLTCTSSESIDFAVEVLTPFNFTAHVTSLNLDSVSTVNQNQPFIVLVNVSSENFSPIQINSFSLHLNENDGFKTAGEQSPALDGKVLQQRECAVGAFTVLCDKSHDPSTSFLIGSCTFEWSRFESENPAQKVTLQRKLPSILVKSSPVSITAAVPAFGHLRQKLTITYSLKSHISEPQTIEISCEGSDAFMFSGTKNSTGFLAPGEAHNYSYNFFPLAIGYQELPRFMVSCTKHAEDEKAAQKVDQYPQNRFIFVKPLTEKQL; this comes from the coding sequence ATGtcgaaacatttaaaactccCTGAAGAACTATGCTGCAACCCAACGCCATTCATTGTACTTACTGGTTTGGATAACGTTTACAATGCAGTGCATAAATCAATCTGGGATGCATTTTGCAATAACCGCCGTAATGACCGATTGCAAATACAGTTTTCATGCCTTCCTGGAGATCATGCATATCCAAGAAGTAAGACAAAGAGAACATCGTATGATTGGTATATACCCAAAGGTCTACTGAAGTCTAGCTGGATGAAAAAACACCTTTCCCTGCTCCCTTCTGTCGTGGTTGTCTTTTTTGAACTAGACTGGGACGACCCTGCATGGAAAGAAAGGCATCTAGCTTGTGCCTCAAGAGTACAAGTAGTACGATCCAGTTTACAAGGTCGCACGACTAAAGTCGCGGTCgttttgatacagaaaagCACCCCCTTGCCGCCAGGAGAGGATATGGTTGCTGCAGAAAGAGCAGCGGCATTATGCAGCGCTTGTGAACTCTCTGCAAAGTCTCTTTTCATTCTACCGCACACAGACCAGCTGCTTGGGTATATAATTCGGCTCGAAAATGCTTTTTACGAGCTATCGCAGGTCTACTATAGAACAGAGGCACGCAGAGTTAAAGCACATAAGGAgtttctaaataaaacaacacaccAGCTTTTATTTCCAAGGCACCAATTTAAAATCGGATTTTTCAATGAAATGATTCAAGATCCAACGAGTGCCCTGAAGCATTACCGTCACGCATACACTCATGTCCATGAACTACGCACTTACGAAAGCAACAACCTTGAAATTAAGCTAGTAGGGGGCTTTGTAAACTACAAAATCtgcaaattgtgttttttgaaGCTAAACGCCCCTCTAGATGCAATAACCCAGTTCAGACAGCATGTTGAGCAGTTCAAATCAATGTGTGGCTCACAGGATCTCTTATTTGAACACAGTGCTTGGCTAAGCCACCAGTATCAGGTGTTTGCTGACCTTTTCAGTGAAGCAATTTCAAAAGGCCTGTCTGCCATTCAAACCCAGCACCCTGGCTTCTACTACAACCAGGCAGCTTACTATGCGAAAATCCGAAAGCAATGCGCCCAGAAATTAAAGGCTTCTTTACAAGATCAAACATACCCCTCAGAAGACCCTTTGAAAGTGGAAGTGCTTGAGTTTTACGGCCAACGGCCTTGGCGGCAAGGACAGCAAAGGATTGACCCTGCTGATCACAGCAAAGAAAAAGATGGCATAATGGCTTTGCAGTTAGAGGAGACAAAACAAGACCATTCACTGCAAATTATTTCCCTTCTTGGCTCCGCTATCTCTATATTTAAGAACTATCACTGTCATCGGCTTAAACGGCAACTCACAGTGCAGATGGGAGAAGAATATTACCACGCTGGGGATTACATGAAAGTAGTTGCTCTACTGACACGCGCAACTGCTGACTATCGTACCGGACGCTGCTGGTTGATCCTATCGAAAATCCTCTGGATGTTGCTCCACTGTTCCTACCTCACAGCAGATCTTGAGTCATTTTTGATCCATTCAACTCAACTATTAAGCCGCCATCTAAGTATCCCGCATGATGATAAAATCACAGTCCAGCACAGCTTAATGAATCTTCTCATGAGGCAGATCCCTCTTCCGATTCTGCTCCCAGCATCTTTCGATCATGTCCCGGAGCACCATACCTCCGCCTACAACGACGCAGAAGAAAAATGGAAAACTCTTTTGTCATCACCAAAATCGTTTCCTGTCTACTCTCTACAAGTAACAGATGCAATTCCGTTCGTGGAATGCAAGTTCCAGTTTTCCAAGCCTCAGTTTACAATGGAAGAGGTAATAGCACTGCATGTGTTCACACGTGTTACATGCCCTGCCCCATGCAAAATCTCCAAGCTCTTAGTTCTACTCAACAACGGTACAGAGCTCTCTGTCGAAGAAAATGCAGAAAAAGATGCGAAAAAATCAGACCTAAAACAGTATACACCATTTGAAATTAAAGAACacgttttgaaatttttatgcAGCCCACACGAGAAACAGAATGTTCTAGAAGTCCGACAATTATCCGTTCTGCTTGGCTCCAGTAATGGTCTAAGTATTGACCTGATATGGTCTGATCAGTTTGTGGATGCCGCCACTGATCCAAAGCCTTCTTCCCCTTTCAGTATGGCTCAACTTGGAGGCGAGAAATGCTGGGATGACATCTCTAACATCACTTCAACTGAGATTGTAGAGTGTCCCTCTCGCTTGAAAGTAAATATCCTTCACAAAACTCCAGCTTTTGTGGGAGAGGCATACGCGATAGACATCAAAATAAACTCATCAGAAAGCAATGATTTCACTGCAGAGAATGTTACAGCCGTTTTATCACTTAAACAAAATGAGAATTCTGAAACAGAAGCTCATCTTTCTGAAAAATGCTCTGATTTACACACTTCCAAAGCCAAATCTCTGCAATTAGCTTTAGGAAACATGGAAACCAACCAAACAATTGAAAGAACAGTATACGTACAGACCACGCAAGCATCTGTGCTCCACTTTTCCCTCCACGTTTCTTACCAGATGCAAAAACCTTCAGAACTCCCCAAAACTGGTGTTCTGACCTGCACGAGCTCAGAGAGCATTGATTTTGCTGTTGAGGTTCTAACTCCATTCAATTTCACGGCACATGTCACTTCCTTGAACCTGGACTCGGTTtcaactgtcaatcaaaatcaACCTTTTATAGTTTTGGTCAATGTGTCGTCGGAAAATTTCTCTCCTATTCAAATTAATTCATTTTCTTTGCACCTTAACGAAAATGATGGTTTCAAAACTGCAGGTGAACAGAGTCCAGCGTTGGATGGAAAAGTACTTCAACAGCGAGAATGCGCTGTAGGAGCCTTTACAGTCCTCTGTGACAAGTCCCACGACCCTAGTACTTCGTTTTTAATCGGTTCTTGTACTTTTGAATGGTCTCGTTTCGAATCCGAAAACCCTGCTCAAAAAGTGACACTCCAGCGAAAACTTCCAAGCATTTTAGTCAAATCCAGCCCAGTTTCTATAACCGCCGCTGTTCCCGCTTTCGGGCACCTGCGACAGAAGCTGACCATTACATATTCGTTAAAAAGCCACATCTCGGAGCCTCAGACTATAGAAATCAGCTGTGAGGGCTCTGACGCTTTCATGTTTTCCGGTACGAAAAATTCCACAGGTTTTCTTGCACCAGGTGAAGCTCACAACTATTCATACAACTTTTTCCCGCTAGCTATCGGCTACCAAGAGCTCCCCAGGTTCATGGTTTCATGCACCAAGCATGCTGAAGATGAAAAAGCAGCGCAAAAAGTTGACCAATATCCACAAAAccgatttatttttgttaaaccgCTCACTGAAAAGCAATTGTAG